ATCGCACCGATTGGCCCTAAGAAGTACTCAAAGGTTGCAGATGTTAATGCAGCTCCAGTTTCTCCGCCTGTATATAAGTTCCCCATTACAAGAGCAATCCCTGTAATCGAACAAATGATGATCGTATCAATAAACACTTGAGTCATCGATACAAGAGCCTGACGTCCGGGATAATCTGTTCTAGCAGCAGCAGCGGCGATTGGTGCCGAACCTAAACCTGCTTCATTGGAAAATACTCCTCGAGCTACCCCGTATTGAATAACGACACCAATAGCTCCACCAGCAACGGCTTGACCTGTGAAGGCATCAGAGAAGATTAATGCAACAGCACTTGGTACCAAAGATAGATTGCTTATAATTAAAATAAGACCAGCACCTACATAAAATAAAGCCATTAACGGAACGATAAATGCTACGGCTTTCCCAATACTACGAATGCCACCTAATAAGACTAAACCAGTAAAGATTGCAAGCAATATTCCTGTAATCCAAGGGTTGATCCCCCAGTTGCTCTCAATGACGGCAGCAACAGAGTTAGATTGAACGGTATTTCCAATACCAAAGGCAGCGATCGCAGCTAGTACGGCAAAGGTAACACCGAGCCATTTCTGGCCTAACCCTTTTTCAAGGTAATACATCGGGCCCCCAGCCATTTGTCCATTCTTATCTTTTTCACGATATTTGACGGCTAAGATAGCCTCTGCATACTTAGTTGCCATCCCGAAAATAGCGGATAGCCACATCCAGAAGACAGCACCAGGTCCCCCAATGACAACGGCGGTTGCAACCCCAGCAATGTTACCAGTACCTACCGTTGCAGCTAGAGCAGTCATTAAAGATTGGAAATGTGAAATATCCCCTTCAGATTTTTTGTCTTGCTTACGACTAAATGCAAGCTTTAGGGCATAAGGCAGAGTTGAGAACTGTAAAAATGCTAGACGAAACGTAAGATAAATACCTGTACCAACTAATAAGATTAAAAGGGGTGGACCCCACACAAACCCACTGATCTCATTGATGGTCTGAATTAATCGACTTTCTTCTTCCATCCAAATCCCTCCTTTTAATTGCAATAATAGTATTAATATTCCGAAAATATTCCGCATTTGTCAAGTAGAATCAAAAAAATCTCTAGCAGGCAAGGTTCTAGTCATTCTAGCAATGATTGTGTCTGTCTTCCACAGAATTGATAGATAACCGTACATAACTAGTTTTCTATTAAAAAAAGAAGTATGATACTACTATTATTAGATAGAGATAGGTGATACATAGTGGATATACAGTTAACGTCACTAGGGACTATTCTTGCTCTCGTTGTGACGATTGGGTTAATTTTAATTCGTGTTGCACCAGCCTATGCAATGATGACAGGTGCTGTTGTGGGAGGAATCATTGGTGGAGCAACGATTATAGAAACCGTCGGCTTGATGGTTGGTGGAGCAGAGGGCATGGCAGGCGTTATTTTACGAGTGCTTGCAGCTGGCGTTTTGGCGGGGGTATTAATCGAGTCAGGTGCAGCAAAGACAATTGCAGAATCAATTTTGTACAAACTAGGTGAAACAAAAGCATTACTAGCCGTAGCTGGTGCCACCATGGTCTTAACCGGTGTTGGTGTATTTATTGGCGTAGCCGTCTTGACGGTTGCACCGATTGCGCTGTCGATTGCTAAGAGAGCTAATTTATCAAAGATGGCTGTGCTGTTGGCGATTTCTGGAGGGGGAAAAGCAGGAAATATTATTTCTCCTAATCCTAACACGATTGCTGCAGCTGAAGCCTTTCAAGTTCCATTAACTTCTGTGATGTTGGTTGGAGTAGTCCCAGCAGTCGCGGGATTAATGATGACTTTTGCCATTGCTCGGAAATTACGCAATGTAGGGGCAGCTGTCGATGAAAGTGAATTGCCAAATGACGTAAAAGGTGACGCTCCTAGTTTAGCGAAATCTCTTTCCGCTCCAGCTGTGGCTATTGCGTTATTGTTGTTGCAGCCACTCGCTGGTATTCAAGTCGACCCTTTATTTGCCTTGCCGATTGGTGGGATAGTCGGTGCTATTGTGATGGGCAGAGCGAAACATTTAAATCAATACATAACCTCAGGCCTTGAGAAAATGGCTGGAGTAGCGATTCTCCTTCTAGGAACGGGGACACTTGCTGGAATTATTGCGCACTCTGCATTGATTGATCAAATTTTAATTGGAATTGATGCGCTGAGCTTACCTGCATACTTTTTAGCACCAATTGCTGGTATTACCATGTCTGCAGCGACAGGTTCAACAGCGGCAGCGACTGCTGTTGCTGGGAATGTCTTCGCTCCGACTATTTTAGAGCTGGGAATTCATGCGTTGGCAGGTGCTGCAATGGTTCATGCAGGAGCGACTGTGTTAGATCACTTGCCACACGGGACGTTTTTTCATATTACAAGAGCGAGTGTAGGCATGGATATGAAGGAGCGTATGAAGCTTCTTCCTTATGAAACATTAGTCGGGTTTGCGATTGTTGTAGTTTCTACATTGATGTTTGGTGTATTTGGATTTCTTTTCTTTGGTTAACACTTCATGCATAATTTTGCTTGGTGCTTGGTCATACTATTTGGAGTAGTCGAATTAAGCATGCCAGAGGAGGTAGGATGAATGAAAAAAAATCAAAAACAAAACCATGGTCAATATGATGACATAGAATTTTCTCAAGAAGTAGCAGATGCCGCGGATCAAGAAGCGATGAAGCGTATGCAAGCGGCTGACAAGCGTGCTACCGAGAAAAAGAGAACGTAACTAAAGATCAGAGTAGAAATGAATCAGCTTTCTTCATTGTTAAATGGAGAGGCTGATTTTTTTTGTGAATTTCCTTTCAACATCGAATGGATAGGATGAAATTTACTATAATAAAAGAAGATCATCATTTGGAAAAGGAGTGGCTGAAATGAGTATCACTAAAATCTTTGCCCATCGTGGTTCATCTGTTAATCATCCTGAAAATACAATGGCTGCTTTTGAAGCAGCGTATGAAGTTGGCGCAGACGGTATCGAATTCGATGTTCAACTTAGTCAGGATTTAGTACCAATCGTGATTCATGATGCTACGCTTGATCGAACGACGTCTGGAAGGGGATTAGTATCTAAACATTGTATTGAAGAATTAAAGAGGTTAGATGCAGGCGAATGGTTTGCTCCCAATTTTAGAGAAGAACGAATTCCAACCCTGGAAGAAGTGCTTATTTGGGCAACAGATAAACACGTCATGTTGAATATTGAGTTAAAAGAAAGCGTTCATCAACGAGAACAAATGATAAAAACGGTAATCCCTCTGATCAAAGAATATCAGCTAGAGTCTTCTGTTATTCTTTCTTCATTTGACCATGTGCTTATATCTAAGTTGCAGAGGGTGGCACCAGGTATTGAAACGGCTGTTATCGTCACCGCTGCCCTATTTGAACCTGAACATTATATTAAACAGCTTGGAGTAACTGGGTATCACTTTAAATCCAACTATCTCCTTGAACAAGAAGCCAAAAAATTAATCAATCAAGGCATACAGATTAGACCTTATACAGTAAACGAGGAAAATGTGTTAGAGATGTACAAGACGTGGGGATGTGCGGGAATATTTACCGATGACCCTGAACTTGGAGTGAAAGTTCGAGGACATTAATTAAACGTTTTCTTTATCGTTCTACAAATAAATGTGTTTATTCTCGATGTTTTGGTAAATGCTAACCTTATACGAACTCATTTTTTGGTAAATAAGAAGGTGTCGATAAGGTGAAGAATTACAAATTGATTTCTATTGCTATCATATTCCTGTCACTGCTTGGTACGCTACTCATGAGTAAAAAAACATTGAAACGGTATATGCCAGCAACTTTATTTATGGCGATTTTTGTGACACTTGAAAGTTTGGTTGCTAGAAAATTTACATGGTGGTGGTTTTATAAGAAGCTCCATCCTCGATTAATTGGAGAAATTCCTTTGATCTGGGGGCCGTTTTTCTTAGGGTCACTTTTTGTGTTGAGAATGACGTATGGGAATTTTTTTGCCTATATTGCATTAAATACAGGTTTTCACCTCTTTTTTGTCGGACCAGGCCTTAACTTCATGGAGAAAAGAGGGATCTCGTCGTTAGTGCGGATCTCGAGAACTCAGTTGTTTGGGTTGTTCTTTATGAAATCAATGATTATGTATAGTGTTCAGTCTCTCGTTGAATCGATTCGGAAAAAGAGATTTGAGGAGAGAATTGAGGTCGAAAGAAGCGTTGAGTAAAAGAGCGATGAAACAAAGAAACAAGCTGCGCAGGTGAATACTTTCGCAGCTTGTTTTTATTAGCTTTTTGAATATTGGGTCGAGCTGATATTCCAGATCTCATTGGCATATTCCATAATGGTATGATCACTTGAGAATTTACCTGAATGGGCAATGTTGGTTGCGCTTTTTTTCAGCCAAGTTGATTGATCGCGATAGGTTTGATCAATGAGCTGATGTGCTTCTACGTAACTGTCAAAGTCCCTTAAGACAAAATACTCATCATTGTTAAATAGAAGCGAGTAATAAATGTCTTTAAACTCTACGTCATCTAGAGTGAATGATTGATTGGTGAGTTGGTCAATGACATTACGCAAGCGTTGGTCGCTATTGTAATAATCGCGAGCACGGTATTTATTGTTCTGTTGGTATTCAAACACTTCATCTGCCGTGAGACCAAATGTGAAGATATTATCGGGTCCTACCGCGGCTCCGATCTCTACATTGGCGCCGTCTTGTGTGCCTATGGTGAGCGCGCCGTTCATCATCAATTTCATATTTCCCGTTCCAGATGCTTCTTTACTTGCGGTCGAAATTTGTTCACTCACATCAGCTGCTGGAATGATTTTTTCAGCTAGACTAACGTTATAGTTCTCAAGAAAGACGACTTTTAATTTGTCGTTGATTAGAGGGTCGTTATTAATTTTGTTGGCAACGGTTGTGATTAATTTAATGACATTTTTGGCAAAGTGGTAACCAGGTGCAGCCTTGGCACCAAAAATAAAGGTTCTAGGTGTGTTATTCATCGTGGGGTTTTCTCTATATAGCTGATAGAGGTGGAGAATGTGAAAGACGTTCAGTAGTTGGCGCTTATAACCGTGTAGTCGTTTGATCTGAACATCAAAGATAGAGGTCTCATCGATCAGAATACCGTGCTTTTGGTTAATGTAATTGGCTAATTGTCGCTTATTTTTTAGTTTTACTCGAGCGAGTTCATGTTGAACACCAGCATCTCCAACATATTTTAATAGATTAATTAGCTCTTTAGGCTCGTGAATCCAACTCTTTCCGATTGTTTCATTTAATAAATTTGTTAGCCCAGGATTTGCGTGGAGGAGCCAACGTCTATGTGTGATTCCATTTGTTTTATTGGTAAATCGTTCAGGAAAACATGTGTAAAAGGGCTTCATCACACGATTTTTCAAAATATCGGTGTGAAGTTTGGCGACACCATTAATACTGAAGCTTCCGACCATTGCTAAATGTGCCATATGAATCTGGCCGTAGGAGATGATCGCCATGTCAGAAATTTGATCACGAAGTTCGGGGTGATTAAACCAAATATCTTGGCAAAAGCGCTCGTTAATCTCTTCAATAATTAAATAATGACGAGGAAGCAGGTCTTTAATCATTTGTTCTGGCCATTTTTCTAACGCTTCACTGAGTGTTGTATGGTTTGTGTAGGCAACGGTTTTTGTTGTTAATTCCCAAGCCGTATCCCAACATAATCCTTCCTCATCCATCAGAATACGCATCAACTCCGGAATGACGAGCGTTGGATGTGTGTCGT
Above is a genomic segment from Bacillus sp. FJAT-45037 containing:
- a CDS encoding glycerophosphodiester phosphodiesterase; this encodes MSITKIFAHRGSSVNHPENTMAAFEAAYEVGADGIEFDVQLSQDLVPIVIHDATLDRTTSGRGLVSKHCIEELKRLDAGEWFAPNFREERIPTLEEVLIWATDKHVMLNIELKESVHQREQMIKTVIPLIKEYQLESSVILSSFDHVLISKLQRVAPGIETAVIVTAALFEPEHYIKQLGVTGYHFKSNYLLEQEAKKLINQGIQIRPYTVNEENVLEMYKTWGCAGIFTDDPELGVKVRGH
- a CDS encoding GntP family permease; this encodes MDIQLTSLGTILALVVTIGLILIRVAPAYAMMTGAVVGGIIGGATIIETVGLMVGGAEGMAGVILRVLAAGVLAGVLIESGAAKTIAESILYKLGETKALLAVAGATMVLTGVGVFIGVAVLTVAPIALSIAKRANLSKMAVLLAISGGGKAGNIISPNPNTIAAAEAFQVPLTSVMLVGVVPAVAGLMMTFAIARKLRNVGAAVDESELPNDVKGDAPSLAKSLSAPAVAIALLLLQPLAGIQVDPLFALPIGGIVGAIVMGRAKHLNQYITSGLEKMAGVAILLLGTGTLAGIIAHSALIDQILIGIDALSLPAYFLAPIAGITMSAATGSTAAATAVAGNVFAPTILELGIHALAGAAMVHAGATVLDHLPHGTFFHITRASVGMDMKERMKLLPYETLVGFAIVVVSTLMFGVFGFLFFG
- a CDS encoding glycogen/starch/alpha-glucan phosphorylase yields the protein MNKEIFSQQFTEKLLTTFSKKPEEATNKEAFQAIALLVKKEVNSNWQRTKQIHLGNDEKQMYYFSMEFLLGRLLETNLLNHGWYDVCCDTLKDFNFEPTEVFSEEADAGLGNGGLGRLAACFLDSLTSLNLPGHGIGIRYKYGLFQQKMVNGHQVELPDYWLKDDYMWETKRSEKAIEVRFGGHVESAIIDGKLTFTHDDYERVLAVPYDVPIVGHETDNVNTLRLWSAESTTNPFHFNSVQGKDYYHYLDYTRSVEKISEFLYPDDSSYEGKILRLKQQFFLVSAGLQSILQQFKKGNHSLVQLPDKMALQINDTHPTLVIPELMRILMDEEGLCWDTAWELTTKTVAYTNHTTLSEALEKWPEQMIKDLLPRHYLIIEEINERFCQDIWFNHPELRDQISDMAIISYGQIHMAHLAMVGSFSINGVAKLHTDILKNRVMKPFYTCFPERFTNKTNGITHRRWLLHANPGLTNLLNETIGKSWIHEPKELINLLKYVGDAGVQHELARVKLKNKRQLANYINQKHGILIDETSIFDVQIKRLHGYKRQLLNVFHILHLYQLYRENPTMNNTPRTFIFGAKAAPGYHFAKNVIKLITTVANKINNDPLINDKLKVVFLENYNVSLAEKIIPAADVSEQISTASKEASGTGNMKLMMNGALTIGTQDGANVEIGAAVGPDNIFTFGLTADEVFEYQQNNKYRARDYYNSDQRLRNVIDQLTNQSFTLDDVEFKDIYYSLLFNNDEYFVLRDFDSYVEAHQLIDQTYRDQSTWLKKSATNIAHSGKFSSDHTIMEYANEIWNISSTQYSKS
- a CDS encoding YfhD family protein produces the protein MKKNQKQNHGQYDDIEFSQEVADAADQEAMKRMQAADKRATEKKRT
- a CDS encoding alanine/glycine:cation symporter family protein; the encoded protein is MEEESRLIQTINEISGFVWGPPLLILLVGTGIYLTFRLAFLQFSTLPYALKLAFSRKQDKKSEGDISHFQSLMTALAATVGTGNIAGVATAVVIGGPGAVFWMWLSAIFGMATKYAEAILAVKYREKDKNGQMAGGPMYYLEKGLGQKWLGVTFAVLAAIAAFGIGNTVQSNSVAAVIESNWGINPWITGILLAIFTGLVLLGGIRSIGKAVAFIVPLMALFYVGAGLILIISNLSLVPSAVALIFSDAFTGQAVAGGAIGVVIQYGVARGVFSNEAGLGSAPIAAAAARTDYPGRQALVSMTQVFIDTIIICSITGIALVMGNLYTGGETGAALTSATFEYFLGPIGAIVVAVGLVFFAYSTILGWSYYGEKCFYYLFKSQTSIIVYRVLFVVAVALGAGASLDVVWGVADIMNGLMAVPNLIGLLGLSGVVVAETHRFLKQMRTEKAEAKARQSA